The following proteins come from a genomic window of Nothobranchius furzeri strain GRZ-AD chromosome 1, NfurGRZ-RIMD1, whole genome shotgun sequence:
- the pmpcb gene encoding mitochondrial-processing peptidase subunit beta has product MAASFHLLTSAGRIILQRNLLKSNYLSGRRLLATRAAHQVALNVPETKVTTLENGLRVASEDSGLTTCTVGLWIDAGSRYENERNNGTAHFLEHMAFKGTRKRSQLDLELEIENMGAHLNAYTSREQTVYYAKAFSKDLPRAVEILADIIQNSTLGEAEIERERGVILREMQEVETNLQEVVFDYLHATAYQSTALGRTILGPTENIKTINRGDLVEYITTHYRGPRIVLAAAGGVCHDELISLARYHFGKLPSRNQGEAPALPLCHFTGSEIRVRDDKMPLAYIAIAVEAVGWSHPDTIPLMVANTLIGNWDRSFGGGVNLSSKLAQMACQGNLCHSFQSFNTCYTDTGLWGLYMVCEPGTISDMMHFTQREWMSLCTSVTEAEVARAKNLLKTNMLLHLDGSTPICEDIGRQMLCYSRRIPLHELEARIDAIDANTIKEVCTKYIYNRAPAIAAVGPIEQLPDYSQIRSGMFWMKT; this is encoded by the exons ATGGCAGCGTCATTTCATCTTCTCACATCTGCGGggagaattattttacaaagaaaCTTACTCAAGAGTAATTATCTCAGCGGG CGGCGGCTGTTGGCTACTCGGGCTGCCCACCAGGTGGCGCTAAATGTCCCAGAAACTAAAGTTACTACTTTAGAAAACGGACTGCGGGTGGCTTCAGAGGACTCCGGCCTTACTACGTGCACA GTGGGGCTGTGGATAGATGCTGGCAGTCGCTATGAGAATGAGAGGAATAACGGCACAGCACACTTCTTGGAGCACATGGCATTTAAG GGCACCAGGAAACGCTCTCAGCTGGACCTGGAGTTGGAGATAGAGAACATGGGAGCTCATCTGAACGCGTACACATCCCGGGAGCAGACGGTCTACTATGCCAAAGCGTTCTCAAAGGATCTCCCACGAG CTGTTGAAATCCTGGCTGACATCATTCAGAACAGCACACTCGGTGAAGCGGAGATCGAACGGGAGCGCGGCGTGATCCTCAGAGAGATGCAGGAAGTGGAGACCAATCTGCAGGAGGTGGTGTTTGATTACCTGCACGCCACAGCTTACCAGTCTACAGCACTGGGCAGGACCATCCTCGGCCCCACGGAGAACATCAA GACGATCAACAGAGGAGACCTGGTGGAGTACATCACCACCCACTACAGAGGACCCAGGATAGTTCTGGCTGCTGCCGGAG GGGTTTGTCACGATGAGCTCATCAGTTTGGCCAGGTACCACTTTGGAAAACTTCCCAGCAGGAACCAGGGTGAAGCTCCAGCTCTGCCACTGTGTCACTTCACAGGAAGTGAG ATTCGTGTGCGTGATGACAAAATGCCCCTGGCTTACATTGCCATCGCTGTGGAAGCGGTGGGCTGGTCTCACCCAGACACCATCCCCCTGATGGTGGCCAACACACTGATTGGAAACTGGGACCGCTCGTTTGGTGGAGGCGTG AATCTGTCTAGTAAACTGGCTCAGATGGCCTGTCAGGGAAACCTGTGCCACAGCTTCCAGTCCTTCAACACCTGCTACACGGACACGGGCCTGTGGGGGTTGTACATGGTGTGTGAGCCTGGGACCATCAGCGACATGATGCACTTCACTCAGAGGGAGTG GATGTCTCTCTGTACGAGTGTGACAGAAGCCGAGGTGGCTCGGGCCAAGAACCTGCTCAAGACCAACATGCTCCTGCATCTGGATG GGTCCACCCCCATCTGCGAGGACAtcggcagacagatgctgtgctaCAGTCGCAGGATCCCGCTGCATGAACTGGAGGCCCGGATTGAT GCCATTGATGCCAACACCATCAAGGAGGTGTGCACCAAATACATCTACAACAGGGCCCCGGCTATTGCAGCTGTTG GT